In Saccharomyces eubayanus strain FM1318 chromosome XIII, whole genome shotgun sequence, one DNA window encodes the following:
- the ABZ2 gene encoding aminodeoxychorismate lyase ABZ2, translated as MGKEKTVSESVLSMIDPEYYLKNKNVEDITVVSDFEVLATFRYDPGFTRCLSSKNNIFECPAVELGLRDDEIKQQIIKEDYSCYLRVNEASSGADLLKDIQSPNVWKQCCKVIECYRKPEILQVIYERFFLLEEQYQRLRLALSFFRIDLNISLHDFFKLLIETLVDCKEGTVEYFEKVQSMISEKQCYKMRVLVSKVGSIRMEAVPLPMTPIFELTKSCDNASNYFIEAMLNGFLDRGSINWDVVIASEPIDKSVFTSFKTTSRGHYTSARTHMQTAINKVKGTEPSSPVSQCEILLSNKSGQLMEGSITNVAIIRRDFNGNKKYVTPKLTSGCLCGTMRHYLLRLGLIEEDDIEIEKLAVGDEVLLFNGVMGCIRGTIRIKT; from the coding sequence CTGTTgtttctgattttgaagttttggCTACTTTTAGATACGATCCTGGTTTTACACGCTGtttatcttcaaaaaacaatatattTGAGTGCCCTGCTGTTGAATTGGGTTTAAGAGACGATGAAATCAAGCAACAGATTATCAAGGAGGACTATTCGTGTTATTTGCGAGTAAACGAGGCTAGTTCCGGTGCAGACCTTCTCAAAGATATTCAATCTCCTAATGTCTGGAAGCAGTGCTGCAAAGTTATTGAGTGCTATCGGAAACCAGAAATTTTACAGGTTATTTATGAGagatttttcttgttagaAGAACAGTACCAAAGACTAAGGCTAGCTTTATCTTTCTTTAGAAttgatttgaatatatCTCTACATGACTTTTTCAAGCTACTAATTGAAACTCTGGTTGATTGTAAAGAAGGTACCGTAGAATACTTCGAAAAAGTGCAAAGTATGATCAGTGAAAAACAATGCTACAAAATGCGGGTTCTTGTTTCTAAGGTAGGGAGTATTCGAATGGAGGCAGTGCCATTACCTATGACGCCTATATTTGAACTGACCAAAAGCTGTGACAACGCTTCCAACTATTTTATTGAAGCAATGCTAAACGGATTTTTGGATCGTGGCTCAATAAATTGGGACGTCGTTATTGCATCTGAACCAATAGATAAGTCCGTTTTCACCAGTTTTAAAACAACATCAAGGGGTCATTACACTAGTGCAAGAACTCACATGCAAACCGCCATTAATAAGGTGAAAGGGACGGAACCATCTTCCCCTGTCTCTCAATGTGAGATTTTACTTTCTAACAAATCTGGACAATTGATGGAAGGTTCGATAACGAACGTGGCAATAATTCGTAGAGACTTTAACGGTAACAAGAAATATGTGACACCAAAATTGACAAGTGGGTGTCTATGTGGTACAATGCGTCATTATTTATTAAGGCTCGGTCTTatcgaagaagacgatATAGAGATAGAAAAGTTGGCTGTTGGTGACGAGGTGCTACTCTTCAACGGTGTTATGGGATGTATAAGGGGAACAATTAGAATAAAAACTTAA
- the HAS1 gene encoding ATP-dependent RNA helicase HAS1: MVTPSKKRSRDSESPEEPVVDEIESIKKNEATSEADQTTYVETFAELNLSEPTLKAIEKMGFTTMTSVQSRTIPPLLAGRDVLGAAKTGSGKTLAFLIPAIELLHSLKFKPRNGTGIIVITPTRELALQIFGVARELMEFHSQTFGIVIGGANRRQEAEKLMKGVNMLIATPGRLLDHLQNTKGFVFKNLKALIIDEADRILEIGFEDEMRQIIKILPNEDRQSMLFSATQTTKVEDLARISLRPGPLFINVVPETDNSTADGLEQGYVVCDSDNRFLLLFSFLKRNQKKKIIVFLSSCNSVKYYAELLNYIDLPVLELHGKQKQQKRTNTFFEFCNAERGILICTDVAARGLDIPAVDWIVQFDPPDDPRDYIHRVGRTARGTKGKGKSLMFLTPNELGFLRYLKASKVPLNEYEFPTNKIANVQSQLEKLIKSNYYLHQTAKDGYRSYLQAYASHSLKTVYQIDKLDLAKVAKSYGFPVPPKVNITIGASGKTPTTKRRKAHK; encoded by the coding sequence ATGGTTACCCCTTCCAAGAAGCGTTCTAGAGATTCCGAATCTCCAGAAGAACCTGTAGTAGATGAGATTGAAAgcataaagaaaaatgaagcCACAAGTGAAGCAGACCAGACAACTTATGTGGAAACTTTCGCAGAACTGAATCTATCCGAGCCAACTTTGAAagccattgaaaaaatgggGTTCACCACTATGACCTCTGTTCAATCCAGAACCATCCCACCTCTTTTGGCTGGTAGAGATGTTCTTGGGGCTGCTAAGACAGGTTCCGGTAAGACACTGGCCTTTCTTATCCCCGCCATTGAACTATTACATTCTTTGAAGTTCAAACCAAGAAACGGTACCGGTATTATTGTCATTACCCCTACAAGAGAGTTGGCTTTGCAAATTTTCGGTGTGGCAAGAGAGTTGATGGAGTTCCATTCTCAAACGTTCGGTATTGTCATCGGTGGTGCTAATAGAAGACAGGAAGCcgaaaaattgatgaagGGTGTTAACATGTTGATTGCTACACCTGGCAGACTGTTGGATCATTTACAAAATACAAAGGGTTTCGTGTTTAAGAATTTGAAAGCTTTGATTATCGATGAAGCTGACAGAATCCTAGAAATCGGGTTCGAAGATGAAATGAGACAGATCATTAAGATCCTACCAAACGAAGACAGACAATCTATGCTATTCTCTGCCACACAAACAACCAAAGTGGAGGATTTGGCTAGAATCTCCTTGAGACCAGGCCCTCTTTTCATCAACGTTGTTCCTGAAACAGACAACTCCACCGCAGATGGATTGGAACAAGGCTACGTAGTGTGTGACAGTGACAATAGATTTTTGCTATTATTCTCCTTTTTGAAacgaaaccaaaaaaagaaaattattgttttcttatcATCGTGTAACTCTGTGAAGTACTACGCTGAATTATTAAACTATATCGATTTGCCTGTTCTTGAACTACATGGTAAGCAAAAGCAACAGAAGAGAACAAACACATTCTTCGAATTCTGTAATGCAGAAAGAGGTATCTTAATCTGTACAGATGTTGCAGCCAGAGGTCTAGATATCCCTGCTGTGGATTGGATCGTCCAATTTGATCCTCCTGATGATCCAAGAGATTATATTCATAGAGTAGGAAGAACCGCAAGAGGCACCAAGGGTAAGGGTAAATCTTTAATGTTCTTGACTCCTAATGAGTTAGGGTTCTTGAGATATCTAAAGGCTTCCAAGGTCCCATTGAATGAGTACGAATTCCCCACAAATAAAATTGCCAACGTTCAATCGcaattagaaaaattaattAAATCCAATTATTATCTACATCAAACAGCTAAAGATGGTTATAGATCGTATTTACAAGCATACGCTTCACATTCTCTGAAAACTGTTTATCAAATCGATAAGTTGGATTTGGCTAAAGTAGCAAAGTCGTATGGTTTCCCAGTTCCTCCAAAAGTTAACATTACTATTGGTGCCAGTGGAAAAACTCCAACGACCAAAAGACGTAAGGCTCACAAGTAa